A single window of Candidatus Acidiferrales bacterium DNA harbors:
- a CDS encoding ABC transporter permease: MLKNYFKITIRNLLKHKVFSLVNILGLVAGLTCSFLIIIYVIYEFSYDRFNKNADNIYRLGRELTTAEGTVREPLSCAPAALALEKDLPGVSKVVRFHNAGKTIVRYEDKQFYEDHVYYADSSVFDIFSFPMLNGDPKTALQKPYAAVITQDMAAKYFGGADPVGRTLRIDNDHDYVVTGVIKNIPDNSHIEINILFSFQTLVAEKYYNLENWLSFENLTYVLLKDNVDRREIEKNFPALIDKYVGDQLKVQGKSIRFFLFPLTKIHLYSNLEGYPPGRITQVYFFLLFAVCIILIACLNFINLTTARSTSRAKEVGIRKVVGAGRSKLIFQFLGEALILSLISFVVALVLVELALPAFSTIIGQNLKFSFSGEPLLLLGFFGLALLVGGAAGSYPAFYLSRFRPVQVMKGELTVGKTKTNLRSIFVVLQFFTSTVFIIQTIVFGYQISYMRNKDLGFNKNHVVVLPVADSEVRKSIQSLKKELRNYSGVIDVGAASTLPGWNIPRTFEVPQGYTKEQMQLMDVLNVDCGFIPTLKINLAEGRNFSESFPADTIGALIINETAARKFGWSDPIGKTIRYSTGEGEFATGTVCGVVKDFHLASLYRVIEPLCISDRPAELNYILVRISPQNTDRTLGFISGKWKEIYPDHPFEYSFLEQTFDHYFHVVEKVLQICTYFTLVAIIIACLGIYALAAYAAEHRIKEIGIRKVLGATTFGIFLKLNKETAKLVVISIVLALIFVRLPLIDLHEFLPYYVKTGFMVYVESALLVIVVAIATISYQSIKTALANPAGSLRYE; the protein is encoded by the coding sequence ATGCTGAAAAATTATTTTAAGATCACTATAAGAAACCTTCTCAAGCACAAGGTCTTCTCTTTGGTGAACATCCTCGGACTTGTTGCCGGGTTGACTTGCAGTTTCTTGATAATAATCTATGTCATCTACGAGTTCAGTTACGATCGTTTCAATAAGAATGCGGACAATATATACCGGCTGGGAAGGGAGTTGACGACCGCCGAGGGAACGGTTCGGGAACCTCTTTCATGTGCGCCGGCGGCACTCGCGCTGGAAAAAGATTTGCCGGGAGTCTCGAAGGTGGTACGGTTCCACAACGCCGGGAAGACAATCGTCAGATATGAAGACAAACAGTTCTACGAGGACCATGTTTATTACGCGGATTCTTCGGTGTTCGACATATTTTCTTTCCCGATGCTCAACGGCGATCCTAAAACGGCTTTACAAAAGCCATACGCGGCGGTCATTACACAAGACATGGCGGCAAAATATTTCGGCGGTGCTGATCCTGTGGGAAGAACTCTGAGGATTGACAATGACCACGACTATGTAGTAACCGGCGTAATTAAGAACATACCGGATAATTCGCACATCGAGATCAATATCCTCTTTTCCTTCCAAACGCTTGTCGCGGAAAAATATTACAATCTGGAAAATTGGCTGTCGTTTGAAAATCTGACGTATGTACTTCTGAAGGACAATGTTGACCGCAGGGAGATAGAGAAGAATTTCCCTGCACTCATCGATAAATATGTCGGCGACCAGCTCAAGGTCCAGGGGAAATCGATAAGATTCTTCCTCTTCCCGCTGACGAAAATCCATCTGTATTCCAACCTCGAAGGATATCCGCCCGGCCGCATTACTCAGGTGTACTTCTTCTTGCTCTTTGCCGTGTGCATAATCCTGATTGCGTGCCTCAACTTCATTAACCTTACTACTGCTCGCTCGACAAGTCGTGCGAAGGAAGTCGGCATAAGGAAAGTCGTTGGCGCGGGAAGGAGTAAACTAATTTTCCAATTCCTCGGTGAGGCTCTGATTCTGAGTCTGATCTCGTTTGTGGTTGCACTGGTTCTGGTCGAGCTTGCCCTCCCGGCATTCAGCACCATCATAGGGCAAAACCTGAAGTTCAGTTTTTCCGGAGAGCCGCTCCTTCTCCTCGGATTTTTCGGGCTTGCCCTGTTGGTGGGTGGAGCAGCGGGAAGTTATCCTGCGTTTTACCTCTCCAGGTTCAGGCCGGTTCAGGTAATGAAAGGGGAACTGACGGTCGGCAAAACGAAGACAAACCTTCGCAGCATATTTGTAGTCCTTCAATTCTTTACATCTACCGTATTTATTATTCAGACAATCGTTTTCGGATATCAAATAAGTTACATGCGCAACAAAGACCTTGGATTTAATAAAAACCATGTGGTCGTCCTGCCGGTTGCCGATTCGGAGGTGAGGAAATCGATCCAATCATTGAAGAAAGAGTTGAGAAATTATTCTGGCGTAATCGACGTCGGAGCCGCCTCGACTCTGCCGGGATGGAACATACCGCGGACATTTGAAGTCCCGCAAGGTTACACGAAAGAGCAAATGCAGCTCATGGACGTCCTAAATGTTGATTGCGGTTTCATTCCGACTTTGAAGATCAATCTTGCCGAAGGGAGAAATTTCTCAGAGAGCTTCCCGGCGGACACGATTGGTGCACTCATCATAAACGAGACCGCAGCAAGAAAATTCGGCTGGAGCGATCCAATCGGGAAGACCATCCGTTACAGCACGGGGGAAGGTGAATTTGCGACCGGGACAGTATGCGGAGTCGTGAAGGACTTTCATCTGGCGTCGCTGTACCGTGTCATCGAGCCGCTTTGCATAAGCGATAGGCCCGCTGAACTCAACTACATTCTCGTTCGGATATCGCCGCAGAACACCGATCGGACACTCGGCTTTATCAGCGGCAAATGGAAAGAGATTTATCCGGATCATCCTTTCGAATATTCATTCCTAGAGCAAACGTTCGATCATTACTTTCATGTCGTGGAGAAGGTACTGCAGATTTGCACCTATTTTACTCTTGTGGCGATTATCATCGCCTGCCTCGGTATTTATGCACTCGCCGCTTACGCCGCCGAACACAGGATAAAGGAAATTGGAATTCGTAAAGTGCTCGGGGCCACCACGTTCGGAATCTTCCTCAAACTGAACAAGGAGACGGCAAAGCTCGTCGTCATCTCGATAGTCCTCGCGCTAATTTTCGTCCGGCTGCCATTAATAGATCTCCACGAATTCCTTCCGTATTATGTGAAAACTGGCTTCATGGTCTATGTGGAATCTGCTTTGCTTGTGATTGTCGTTGCGATTGCCACAATCTCTTATCAATCTATAAAGACTGCCCTGGCGAATCCGGCCGGGAGTTTACGATATGAGTGA
- a CDS encoding DUF2141 domain-containing protein — MKIFTVLVFVLSVVQPRVLFAQAKQDSITTGSLTIVVQGLRSDKGTVQIGLFNSEETWKSGKAKFRGAKVGINGGKAIWVVEDIPYGIYAVRLFHDENGNDKLDANLFGMPSEDYGFSNNAKGMFGPPGFDKAKFSFDEGHNEIIITIS, encoded by the coding sequence ATGAAAATATTTACTGTTCTTGTCTTCGTATTATCAGTCGTTCAACCCCGCGTTTTGTTCGCGCAGGCAAAGCAAGATTCAATCACAACCGGCAGCCTGACAATTGTCGTTCAGGGACTGCGCAGCGACAAAGGGACGGTGCAAATCGGATTGTTTAACTCGGAAGAGACATGGAAATCGGGAAAGGCGAAATTCAGAGGAGCGAAGGTCGGTATAAATGGCGGGAAAGCCATATGGGTCGTGGAAGACATTCCATACGGGATTTATGCCGTCAGACTGTTCCATGATGAGAACGGCAACGATAAGTTAGATGCGAATTTGTTTGGTATGCCATCTGAGGATTATGGTTTTTCCAACAATGCAAAAGGGATGTTCGGGCCGCCAGGATTTGACAAAGCCAAGTTCAGTTTTGACGAAGGACATAATGAGATCATAATAACCATCAGCTGA